One window of the Oceanicoccus sp. KOV_DT_Chl genome contains the following:
- a CDS encoding ferric reductase-like transmembrane domain-containing protein, which produces MHLLAVLTYILGWSWAIFIEEFTERPYMTLGILAWCLLVPLGLTSNRWAQKLGSRWKTLHQLVYLIGILACAHFVWLVRSDFGEALIYSVVLALLLASRFFKLPALLPILKR; this is translated from the coding sequence GCTGGAGTTGGGCAATATTTATTGAAGAGTTTACGGAGCGTCCTTATATGACATTGGGTATTCTTGCCTGGTGTTTGCTGGTGCCACTGGGGCTGACATCCAATCGCTGGGCGCAGAAATTAGGTTCACGCTGGAAAACGCTTCATCAATTAGTCTATTTGATTGGTATCCTCGCCTGCGCGCATTTTGTCTGGCTGGTGCGCTCTGACTTTGGCGAGGCGTTGATTTATAGTGTGGTGCTCGCGCTGTTATTGGCTTCTCGTTTTTTTAAACTTCCCGCTTTGTTGCCAATACTAAAACGCTAA